In one window of Alphaproteobacteria bacterium DNA:
- the dnaA gene encoding chromosomal replication initiator protein DnaA — translation MDHTTETIPQWEKVREQLRLEFGEAVFKSWIKPLFVIDVLGNTVRIAAPTRFMRDWVVSHYVERIRLLWLGLNPSITAVEVIVKMGTPVPLPSQQPDEILPAGTPQSPKEASLIDEESIGIDRDVLGAALDPRFTFDNFVVGKPNELAYAAALRVAESQTAQFNPLFLYGGVGLGKTHLMHAIAWHIKTYHPKRRVIYLSAEKFMYQFIRALRFKDTVSFKELFRSVDVLMIDDVQFISGKETTQEEFFHTFNALVDQNHQIIISADKSPSDLEGMEDRLKSRLGWGLVADIHPTTYELRLGILHAKADTLNIGIPKDVMEFLARKISSNIRELEGALNRIIAHATLVGREITLETTHDVLRDLLKANDRRITIEDIQKRVSEYYGIKISDMQSARRSQNVARPRQVAMYLAKTLTSRSLPEIGRKFGGRDHTTVLHAVRKVEEVRIQDREFSDDLDILRRNLEV, via the coding sequence ATAGATCATACTACCGAAACTATCCCTCAGTGGGAAAAAGTTCGTGAGCAGTTGCGGTTAGAATTTGGTGAAGCTGTGTTTAAGAGCTGGATTAAACCCCTGTTTGTAATCGATGTTTTGGGAAACACTGTTCGAATTGCTGCCCCAACGCGTTTTATGCGTGATTGGGTTGTTTCTCATTATGTGGAACGCATTCGGCTCCTCTGGCTAGGCCTAAATCCCTCTATTACGGCAGTTGAAGTTATTGTTAAAATGGGCACTCCGGTCCCGCTACCTTCCCAACAGCCAGATGAAATTCTCCCAGCGGGCACTCCTCAAAGTCCCAAAGAAGCTTCTCTCATCGATGAAGAATCCATTGGCATAGATCGAGATGTTCTTGGCGCAGCCCTTGATCCTCGATTCACTTTTGATAATTTTGTGGTTGGCAAACCTAACGAACTTGCTTATGCCGCTGCTTTACGCGTTGCAGAATCTCAAACGGCTCAATTCAACCCCCTGTTCTTATATGGCGGGGTTGGTCTTGGTAAAACCCACTTAATGCATGCGATTGCCTGGCACATTAAAACCTATCATCCCAAACGTCGCGTTATCTATTTATCAGCAGAAAAATTTATGTATCAATTTATTCGTGCCTTACGTTTCAAAGATACGGTGTCATTCAAAGAACTGTTCCGTTCCGTTGATGTTCTCATGATTGATGATGTTCAATTCATCAGCGGTAAAGAAACGACGCAAGAAGAATTTTTTCATACTTTCAATGCTCTCGTTGATCAAAATCATCAAATAATTATTTCTGCTGACAAGTCTCCTTCTGATTTGGAAGGCATGGAAGATCGTTTAAAATCCCGCCTTGGATGGGGACTGGTGGCGGATATTCATCCGACAACCTATGAATTACGATTAGGAATTTTACACGCCAAAGCAGATACTTTAAATATAGGAATTCCAAAAGATGTTATGGAATTTTTAGCGCGCAAGATCAGTTCAAACATCCGCGAACTTGAAGGTGCCTTAAATCGTATTATCGCCCATGCCACTCTCGTGGGCCGCGAAATTACCTTGGAAACAACTCATGATGTTTTGCGAGATCTTTTAAAAGCGAATGATCGACGTATCACAATCGAGGATATTCAAAAGCGTGTCTCAGAGTATTATGGCATTAAGATTTCAGATATGCAGTCTGCTAGACGATCTCAAAATGTTGCCCGTCCTCGTCAAGTCGCTATGTATTTGGCTAAGACATTAACATCTCGATCTCTTCCTGAAATTGGCAGAAAATTTGGTGGACGCGACCACACAACCGTCTTACATGCTGTGCGCAAAGTTGAAGAAGTCAGAATTCAAGATCGAGAATTTTCAGATGATCTCGATATTTTACGTAGAAACTTGGAGGTATAA
- a CDS encoding PBP1A family penicillin-binding protein — MAKQPPTLFGFERPTLSEGQEDMRSSAATKSTAKRKSKKRGSTKPPSKKRHPLSIKWVIIRLFLTMGIWILCLGGMGVLWFSYDLPDISRLQATSRRPSVTIMTQDGTVIGTYGDLYEDTIRVQDLSPYIPQALMAIEDRRFYSHFGVDIIGLLRAAYTNYRADRVVQGGSTITQQLAKNFLMTQGLYGHNDRSLRRKIQEAIMAVWLEWNFTKDQIMTIYLNRVYFGAGTYGVDAAAHKYFKKSARQITVYEAAVIAGLLKAPSRYSPTAHPERSRARAKVVLDQMQEAGYIQSADEHMRHAEATFSQTSATGNGYQFFADWVYDSISNYVSIADKDLVVVTTLDLVMQKKAEEAALNLLEDMGKDLKTSEISMVVMTPNGAVRAMVGGKSYQGSQFNRVTQALRQPGSAWKPFVYLAALEYGMSPETRVSDEPITIGNWSPRNFGKHQYRYLEGDDYSLQEAITKSINSCTVRLAQQVGTRRIAEVARRLGINGKIVTDLSMALGTTEVTLLDLTAAFGTFANNGMSVWPYGILSIKDKSGIILYQRQNESASPVVEAKYVSQMNRMLTSAVNNGTGRAAKMSFPVAGKTGSNGDTDAWFVGYTPDFVAGVWTGNDNNKPMAKKSTGGRLPARVWATFMKSLYGEAGKPEGELIIENEDASEEREENIEDFDEISDHGAIAPAAPPNVETEDEFEQLVNQVAG, encoded by the coding sequence GTGGCGAAACAACCTCCCACACTATTCGGATTTGAGCGCCCTACTTTATCTGAAGGCCAGGAGGATATGCGCTCTTCAGCCGCCACAAAATCCACGGCTAAACGCAAATCCAAAAAAAGAGGGTCGACCAAACCCCCTTCTAAGAAGCGGCATCCATTATCAATAAAATGGGTAATTATTCGTCTATTTTTAACGATGGGCATTTGGATTTTATGCTTAGGGGGAATGGGTGTTCTTTGGTTTAGTTACGACTTACCCGATATTAGTCGCCTTCAAGCAACCTCCCGACGACCCAGTGTAACTATTATGACTCAAGATGGAACGGTTATTGGTACGTATGGTGACTTATATGAGGATACGATCCGCGTTCAAGATCTTTCTCCTTATATTCCCCAAGCCCTCATGGCCATTGAAGATCGCCGCTTTTATAGTCATTTTGGTGTTGATATTATCGGCTTACTTCGCGCAGCCTATACAAACTACCGAGCCGATCGTGTCGTGCAAGGAGGCTCCACAATTACGCAGCAGCTCGCAAAAAATTTCCTAATGACTCAAGGGCTTTATGGACATAACGATCGATCTTTGCGAAGAAAAATTCAGGAAGCCATTATGGCCGTCTGGCTCGAATGGAATTTCACAAAAGATCAAATTATGACTATTTATCTCAATCGGGTTTATTTTGGCGCGGGTACTTATGGTGTCGATGCCGCCGCCCATAAATATTTCAAGAAATCCGCCCGACAAATTACCGTTTATGAAGCAGCAGTGATTGCAGGTTTGCTAAAAGCGCCCTCTCGCTACTCTCCGACAGCTCATCCTGAACGCTCCCGAGCCAGGGCTAAAGTAGTTTTAGATCAGATGCAAGAAGCCGGATATATTCAATCTGCTGATGAACATATGCGTCATGCAGAAGCTACATTTAGTCAAACTTCAGCCACAGGAAATGGTTATCAATTTTTTGCAGACTGGGTTTATGACTCAATTTCAAACTACGTGAGTATAGCCGATAAAGACTTGGTTGTTGTCACAACGCTTGACCTGGTCATGCAAAAGAAAGCGGAAGAAGCGGCTTTGAATTTATTAGAAGATATGGGGAAAGACCTAAAAACAAGTGAAATTTCAATGGTCGTAATGACACCCAATGGTGCCGTTCGAGCCATGGTTGGGGGTAAAAGCTATCAGGGTAGTCAGTTCAATCGTGTAACGCAAGCGTTGCGACAACCCGGCTCTGCTTGGAAACCTTTTGTTTATTTAGCAGCCTTAGAATACGGGATGTCTCCTGAAACACGCGTCTCAGACGAACCCATTACCATTGGTAATTGGTCTCCCCGAAATTTTGGTAAACATCAATATCGATATTTAGAAGGAGACGACTACAGCCTTCAAGAAGCGATCACAAAATCCATTAACTCCTGCACGGTTCGCCTTGCTCAACAAGTTGGAACGCGACGAATTGCAGAAGTTGCCCGTCGTCTTGGGATTAATGGTAAAATTGTAACCGACCTCAGCATGGCGCTTGGGACAACGGAAGTCACCCTTCTTGATCTCACTGCAGCATTTGGCACATTTGCAAACAATGGTATGAGCGTTTGGCCTTATGGTATTTTATCTATTAAAGATAAATCTGGAATAATTCTCTATCAGCGTCAAAATGAATCTGCAAGTCCGGTTGTTGAGGCAAAATATGTAAGTCAAATGAACCGTATGTTAACCAGTGCCGTTAATAATGGAACAGGTCGTGCGGCAAAAATGTCATTTCCCGTGGCCGGCAAAACTGGCAGTAATGGTGATACGGATGCCTGGTTTGTGGGTTATACCCCAGATTTTGTTGCCGGCGTTTGGACTGGAAATGACAACAACAAACCTATGGCAAAAAAATCCACTGGAGGAAGGTTACCGGCGCGTGTTTGGGCTACTTTTATGAAATCTCTTTATGGAGAAGCGGGCAAACCTGAAGGCGAATTAATTATAGAAAATGAAGATGCTTCAGAAGAGCGAGAGGAGAATATTGAAGACTTTGATGAAATATCTGATCACGGGGCCATTGCTCCAGCTGCGCCTCCCAATGTCGAAACAGAAGATGAATTTGAACAGTTGGTCAATCAAGTCGCGGGATAA
- a CDS encoding DNA polymerase III subunit beta, producing the protein MKLTVDRSAFLKALSHGQSVVERRTTIPILSNVLLSATPMGLSLITTDTDLALIETVPAIVTEPGTTTVSAQMLFDIVRKLPEGSTIELTYLSETGQLNLKGGRSRFNLSCLDPEDFPQLTQGELPFHFSLPIAIFKKLLDRAKFAMSTEETRYYLNGIHFHTLEREGQKILRSVATDAHRLAYIEVPLPEGAENIPGIIIGRKTITEARKLVDDTTTEVQVALSPTRIEFAFENAVLSSRLIDATYPEYEKAIPSGNDKIAIIDAKTFAAAVDRVATVSNDKIRTIKMSLNNNMLTLSAASHDLGNATEEIAIDFPHAPVEIGFNARYLLDIAQQIDEDEAQVVLANGDAPAIIKGMTNQEATYVLMPMRV; encoded by the coding sequence ATGAAGTTAACAGTTGATAGATCCGCTTTTTTAAAAGCCCTTTCCCATGGTCAAAGTGTTGTTGAACGAAGAACAACAATCCCCATCCTAAGTAACGTTCTTTTAAGCGCAACGCCCATGGGCTTAAGTTTAATTACTACAGATACGGATCTTGCTCTCATAGAGACAGTCCCTGCAATTGTGACTGAGCCAGGTACAACGACTGTCTCTGCTCAAATGCTATTTGATATTGTGAGAAAACTTCCCGAAGGGTCCACGATTGAACTGACTTATTTGTCGGAAACAGGCCAATTAAACTTAAAAGGGGGGCGATCTCGTTTTAATCTGTCTTGCCTGGATCCCGAAGATTTTCCCCAACTCACTCAAGGGGAATTACCCTTCCATTTTTCTTTACCCATCGCGATATTTAAAAAGCTTTTAGACCGTGCAAAATTTGCTATGTCCACAGAAGAAACCCGCTATTATCTAAATGGAATACACTTTCATACACTGGAAAGAGAAGGGCAAAAAATCCTTCGCTCCGTCGCCACAGATGCGCATCGCCTTGCCTATATTGAAGTCCCTTTGCCTGAAGGAGCCGAAAATATCCCTGGCATCATTATTGGACGCAAAACCATCACAGAAGCTCGCAAATTGGTAGATGATACAACCACTGAAGTTCAAGTTGCTCTCTCTCCAACACGCATTGAATTTGCGTTTGAGAATGCCGTGTTAAGTTCTCGATTAATTGATGCAACTTACCCGGAATATGAAAAAGCCATTCCGAGTGGTAATGATAAAATTGCCATTATTGATGCAAAAACTTTCGCAGCAGCTGTCGATCGAGTGGCTACCGTTTCGAATGACAAGATTAGAACTATAAAAATGAGTTTAAACAACAATATGCTCACCCTATCTGCAGCAAGTCATGATTTAGGTAATGCCACCGAAGAGATTGCGATCGACTTTCCGCATGCTCCCGTTGAAATCGGTTTTAATGCTCGTTATTTACTTGATATTGCCCAACAAATTGATGAGGATGAAGCTCAAGTTGTTCTGGCAAATGGGGATGCGCCAGCCATTATTAAGGGGATGACAAATCAAGAAGCAACTTATGTTCTCATGCCCATGCGGGTCTGA
- the gyrB gene encoding DNA topoisomerase (ATP-hydrolyzing) subunit B: MTDKSEAQNNSSEDYTSESIKVLKGLDAVRKRPGMYIGDTDDGTGLHHMVYEVVDNAIDETLAGHCDRIEVIINGDNSITVRDNGRGIPVDIHAEEGVSAAEVIMTQLHAGGKFDQNTYKVSGGLHGVGVSVVNALSQTLELHIWRDGKEYAIHFTHGVPDAPLQIIGDSNGRTGTEVRFLPSSETFTHTIFDRATIEHRLRELAFLNSGVNIILKDEREDTLYETTLHYEGGITEFVRYLDKAKNPLQPLPISISKSQGDITVELSMEWTDSYHETTLCFTNNIPQRDGGTHLAGLRGGLTRMVGNFVAASPQGKKEKFTFTGEDVREGLTCVLSVKVPDPKFSSQTKDKLVSSEVRPVVENIVSEAMEQWFEENPAQAKVIIAKVLEAATAREAARRARELTRRKGVLDMASLPGKLADCQEKDPAKSEIFIVEGDSAGGSAKQGRERSFQAILPLKGKILNVERARFDKMLGSAEIGTLITALGTGIGPEDFSPDKTRYHKIIIMTDADVDGSHIRTLLLTFFYRQMRPLIERGYLYIAQPPLYKVKRGQSEVYMKDERALETYLLDSAVEESRLTLANGSVIAGKDLRALADLALRARHGFSGLTRRVNNISLMEQFFLTGYFHTPTMELTPVTQALNQADQAIRLNGSTPKKPTWSLIRAENGDVLATYTLAGVSETWRLDEALTNSPEIKALLGLLPTLKEFFMEPSLFEAKDKKLPISGPTSLAEAFLEIGRKGISLSRYKGLGEMNPDQLWQTTLDPEARTLLQVKLTHLEEAEEIFSTLMGDVVEPRREFIQSNALKVVNLDA; this comes from the coding sequence ATGACCGACAAATCTGAAGCTCAAAACAATAGCTCTGAAGACTATACATCTGAATCTATTAAGGTATTAAAAGGCCTTGATGCTGTACGTAAACGTCCTGGAATGTATATCGGCGATACAGATGACGGGACGGGATTACACCATATGGTCTATGAAGTCGTGGATAATGCTATTGACGAAACTCTTGCAGGTCATTGTGATCGTATTGAAGTCATTATCAATGGCGACAACTCAATCACTGTTCGGGATAATGGTCGAGGCATACCCGTTGATATTCACGCAGAAGAAGGCGTATCCGCCGCTGAAGTCATCATGACACAACTCCATGCCGGGGGTAAATTTGATCAGAACACCTATAAAGTTTCAGGTGGTCTTCACGGCGTTGGTGTATCTGTTGTAAACGCTCTTTCCCAAACATTAGAGTTGCATATTTGGCGAGATGGAAAAGAATATGCTATTCATTTCACCCATGGTGTTCCTGATGCTCCTCTTCAAATTATTGGAGATTCAAACGGCCGAACGGGTACAGAAGTCCGCTTTCTTCCTTCTTCAGAAACGTTTACCCACACAATTTTTGACCGCGCAACGATTGAACATCGGTTACGTGAACTGGCATTTTTGAACTCTGGGGTTAATATCATTCTAAAAGATGAGCGAGAAGACACTCTTTATGAAACAACTCTCCACTATGAAGGCGGGATTACAGAATTTGTTCGTTACCTAGACAAAGCTAAGAATCCTTTACAGCCTTTACCCATAAGTATTTCAAAATCCCAAGGCGATATAACCGTTGAATTGTCCATGGAGTGGACAGATAGTTATCACGAAACAACATTGTGTTTTACCAACAACATCCCTCAACGGGATGGAGGAACCCACCTCGCAGGCTTACGGGGGGGATTAACCCGCATGGTTGGTAACTTTGTTGCCGCCAGCCCGCAAGGTAAGAAGGAAAAATTCACTTTCACTGGGGAAGATGTCCGAGAAGGTCTTACATGCGTCCTTTCTGTCAAAGTTCCTGATCCTAAATTCTCTTCTCAAACGAAAGATAAGCTTGTTTCTTCTGAAGTTCGACCCGTTGTTGAAAACATTGTCTCCGAAGCTATGGAGCAATGGTTTGAGGAAAATCCGGCACAGGCAAAAGTTATTATTGCCAAAGTTTTAGAAGCAGCAACAGCTCGTGAAGCGGCAAGAAGAGCCCGAGAATTAACACGTCGTAAGGGTGTACTCGACATGGCTTCGTTACCTGGAAAACTTGCTGATTGTCAGGAAAAAGATCCGGCGAAAAGTGAAATTTTCATCGTTGAGGGTGACTCCGCGGGCGGATCAGCAAAACAAGGACGCGAACGATCTTTTCAGGCAATCTTGCCTTTGAAGGGAAAAATTTTAAACGTAGAACGCGCCCGTTTTGACAAAATGCTCGGGTCTGCAGAAATTGGCACCTTAATTACAGCATTAGGCACAGGCATTGGACCAGAGGATTTTTCACCCGACAAGACGCGATATCATAAAATTATTATTATGACTGACGCGGATGTGGATGGAAGTCACATTCGAACTCTTCTGTTAACATTCTTCTATCGACAAATGCGCCCCTTGATTGAACGCGGCTATTTATACATCGCACAACCTCCTCTTTATAAAGTAAAACGAGGACAATCTGAAGTTTACATGAAAGATGAACGAGCCTTAGAAACGTATCTTTTAGATTCTGCTGTTGAAGAATCTCGTTTAACATTAGCCAATGGTTCTGTGATTGCAGGAAAGGATTTACGTGCTCTTGCTGATCTTGCCTTAAGAGCTCGCCATGGATTTTCAGGTCTGACTCGACGTGTGAATAATATTAGCCTCATGGAACAATTTTTTCTCACAGGTTATTTTCATACTCCCACCATGGAGTTAACGCCTGTAACTCAAGCTCTGAATCAAGCGGACCAAGCCATACGTTTGAATGGCTCAACCCCTAAAAAGCCAACCTGGTCTTTAATACGCGCTGAAAATGGGGATGTTTTAGCAACTTATACCCTCGCAGGTGTTTCAGAAACATGGCGCTTAGACGAAGCCTTAACAAACTCTCCAGAGATTAAGGCTCTTCTAGGACTTCTTCCCACATTAAAAGAATTTTTTATGGAACCTTCTCTGTTTGAGGCAAAGGACAAAAAGTTGCCAATTAGTGGTCCTACCAGTCTTGCTGAAGCTTTCCTGGAAATTGGCCGCAAAGGGATTTCTTTGAGTCGATATAAAGGATTGGGAGAAATGAACCCTGATCAATTATGGCAAACAACTCTGGATCCGGAAGCCCGAACTCTTCTTCAAGTCAAGTTGACTCACTTAGAAGAAGCAGAAGAAATTTTCTCCACCCTAATGGGAGATGTTGTTGAGCCCCGGCGAGAATTTATTCAAAGCAATGCCTTAAAAGTTGTCAATTTAGACGCCTAA
- the recF gene encoding DNA replication/repair protein RecF: MQIRQCKENISVQPSPMMGLSRLALHQFRNYQGLDLHLHADTIVLTGPNGAGKTNILEALSFLSPGRGLRSIKLSQVTNLKKVNDDMTHPTLWAIAATVETYHGPVQLGTGLDYTAIGNERRVVKINGTPAKSQASLTDWISVIWVTPQMDRLFLEPASVRRKFIDRLVFAVDANHASRLHRYEHHLRERAHLLREGRYDPLWVSTLERHLAEDGVAIVVARQQVVKSLESAQRIEKSFPFPQFRAEMKGEIECWTTNQPALAVEDQYAARLASNRYQDGEAGGAAIGPHRSDFQVHHLAKQLPAELCSTGEQKMLLLALTLAFIKVQENYRTCPVILLLDDIAAHLDDQHRLILFQEICGPAKDSSLESSKGPFQVWMTGTEKSAFQDLNPQAQFLTVHNATLTI; the protein is encoded by the coding sequence GTGCAGATACGACAATGCAAAGAAAATATTTCTGTTCAACCTTCACCTATGATGGGTTTGTCGCGACTTGCGTTGCATCAGTTTCGAAATTATCAAGGATTAGACCTCCATCTTCACGCTGACACTATCGTTCTGACAGGACCTAACGGAGCAGGTAAGACAAACATTTTGGAAGCTCTTTCTTTTTTGTCTCCCGGCCGAGGATTGCGAAGTATTAAGCTGTCACAAGTCACCAATCTTAAAAAAGTGAATGATGATATGACTCATCCAACCTTATGGGCAATTGCAGCTACCGTAGAAACGTATCACGGTCCTGTTCAATTGGGAACTGGATTAGATTACACAGCCATAGGAAACGAACGCCGTGTGGTTAAAATTAATGGTACGCCAGCAAAAAGTCAGGCATCCTTAACTGATTGGATCAGTGTCATTTGGGTAACGCCTCAAATGGATCGACTATTCTTAGAGCCTGCATCCGTTAGGCGAAAGTTTATTGATCGACTCGTTTTTGCAGTGGATGCAAATCATGCATCAAGACTTCATCGATATGAACACCATTTGCGCGAACGTGCACACCTCCTGCGAGAAGGACGTTATGATCCCTTGTGGGTTTCAACTTTAGAAAGACACTTGGCAGAAGATGGCGTCGCCATTGTGGTGGCTCGGCAACAGGTCGTTAAAAGCTTGGAAAGTGCTCAACGAATCGAAAAATCTTTTCCATTTCCTCAATTTCGCGCTGAAATGAAAGGTGAAATTGAATGCTGGACAACAAATCAACCGGCGCTTGCCGTTGAAGACCAATATGCAGCAAGGCTTGCAAGTAATCGTTATCAAGATGGAGAGGCTGGCGGAGCTGCCATTGGGCCTCACCGGAGTGATTTTCAAGTACACCATCTTGCCAAACAGCTTCCAGCAGAGCTATGCTCCACGGGAGAACAGAAAATGTTGTTACTTGCCTTAACCTTGGCTTTTATAAAAGTTCAAGAAAATTATCGTACGTGCCCAGTTATCTTATTGTTAGATGACATTGCAGCACACTTGGATGATCAGCACCGGCTGATTTTATTTCAAGAAATTTGTGGGCCCGCCAAAGATTCATCTCTTGAGTCTTCTAAGGGCCCTTTTCAAGTCTGGATGACCGGAACCGAAAAGTCTGCCTTCCAAGACCTGAACCCTCAAGCACAATTCTTGACGGTTCATAATGCAACTTTGACAATTTGA